CAGAACTCTTAATTGTACGGTTCCGTATATCCGCTGCGGGTCGCTATATAACGCAACGACTCCAGCGTTGTCTCCCAGCGTGGAAACTCCTGCACCGCAGACTCTTCCGGCACGCAGAGCACGGAATTCAGGCCTGTGATAAGCAGTGTATCAGCCGCATATCCCGCCGCAAGGCGGGATGCGGTTGTGCAACGATCTGGATAGCTCGTGCGGCACGGCGCGAGCCCGCCTCGGGGAACAGCCCTCGGGGAATGCAGTCGTGATGCATCGGCCTTCCCCGCGATAGCGAGTCGCCGGTTCACTGGCCAGCGATCGTGGTCCATGATGGGCACCGCAGCCGAACGACCGGCCGACGGCGATGGACTCAAGAGTCGCCAGCCAGCCGATCGGCCGGACTGCGGACGCCCCGCCCCCCGCGGTTGAGCACATGCGTGTAGATCATCGTCGTCTTGACGTCGTTATGCCCGAGCAACTCCTGCACCGTGCGAATGTCATATCCGTCCTGGAGCAGGTGCGTCGCAAACGAGTGCCGAAGCGTGTGGCACGACGCGCGCTTGCTTATCCCCGCCCGGATGAGCGCGTCGCGCAGGGCCCGCTGGACCACCGTCTGATGCACATGATGACGAAACGACCGCCGCTCCTCACGGTCGAAGAAATCCCGGTCCCCGGGAAAAATCCACTGCCAGGCCCACGACTGCTCCGCCGCCGGATGCTTTCGTGCAAAGGCGCCCGGCAGTTTCACCCTGCCGCGGCCATGGTCCACCTCGACGCCGTGACGGACCCGCAGATCGCGGAGCTGGTCTACGAGTGTGCGCCTCACACACTGCGGCAGAACTGCCACCCGGTCCTTTCCCCCCTTTGCCTGGCGAATCATGATTTCCCCCCGGCTGAAATCGACGTCCTTGACCCGGATTTGCAATGCCTCGAGCAGGCGCAAGCCAGCGCCATACAAAAGAGTGGCGATGACCCGCGGTTGCCCCGGCATTGCCGCGAGGACGGCCTGCACTTCCTCGGGAGAGAGGACGGTGGGCAGGCGTTTGGGACGCTTGGCTCGCACCACCCCCTGCAGCCGGTCCAGCGGCTGTTGCAGCACCTCCTCGTACAGAAAGAGCAGCCCGGCCAGCGCCTGGTTTTGCGTCGCCGGCGCGACGCGGCCGGCAACAGCGAGATCCGACAGAAACGCGTTCACCTCCGGCTCGCGCATCTCCCGCGGGTGCCTCCGGCCATGAAAGAGAACGAAGCGGCGGACCCAGTAGACGTAGGCCTTTTCCGTGTTCGGCGCCAGGTGCCGGGCCCGGGCGGCGTGTCGCACGAGGTCCAGCAGGCGGGGCCGGGTTTGCCCGTATGGCGGCGGCGGGGCCCCTGATTCCCGGCTGAGCCGGGGCTTTTCCGGGTTCTGCGGTCCGAAGGCTTCGTTGGCGTGCATGGCGGTGATCTCCTCACTCCTTTAAAGCGAGAGTCGCCGCCTCCAGGGGCAAAAAAATTCGCAGAGGCCCGGCCGGACCGTCAGGCCCGTACGCGACGCGACCGTCAGGCCCGCACGCGACGTGCCAGGCCGGCAGCCAGCCTGTCCAGCGTGACGCTCCGGTCGTCCAGCCCGATGTGCACGCGGACGATGCTCATTCCCGACTGGTCGGCAAGGCACTTTTTCAGGGCCGCATCGAACTCCCCCTCGGTGCGCACCTCGTACCCGGTGCCGCCACCGAGCACCTGCGGGAGCAGTTGATACTGCCAGGGATTGATGTCGTTGAACGTCCCCTCGTGCAGGAGCCGCTCGGTCCCGTAGCCCTTGTTGTCGAGCACGATCACGGTCACCGACAGCCCACGCCTGACGATCGTGGAAAGCTCCATGCCGGTCATCTGGAAGGCTCCGTCGCCGACGAGGGCGATCACCTTCATGTCCGGCCGGGCGGTCTTGGCGCCCAGCGCCGCCGGCACGGCGAACCCCATCGACGTGTAGTAGGCGGGCGAGATGAATTGCGTCTGGCCGCGGATCACCAGTTCGCTCGATGCGAACAAGGCATCGCCGACGTCCGCGATCACGATCGTCCGGTCGTCGAGCGACTCGTCAAGCCGGCGGACGAGGCGGGTCGTCGTGATCGGCGCGTCGGCGGCGATGGAGAACGGCCCGGCGGCCGCGGCCGGAGCCGGCGGCAGTTGCCGCCGCGCACCGCGCGGCTTCGCGGCCACCAGCGCACGGATGAAGTCTTCCAGCAGCACGTCGTGGAAGTGATGATGGCTGATCCGCAGGTCCTCGCTGTTGGCGAAGATGCTGCGGGTGGCGTCGAGCTTGGCGGTGAAGATGCCGAGGTCGATGTCGGTGAGAATCGTGCCCAGCAGGATTACGCAGTCGCTCTCCTCGACGAACTCGGTCACCTCCGCGCGGCCCATCGCCCCCTCGTAGAGGCCGATGTACAGCGGATGCACCTCGCTGACGACGCTCTTCGCGAGCATCGTCGCGGCGATCGGTATGCCCGACGCCTCGGCGAGCGCGACGGCGTCCGCCTGGAGGCCGTACCGATGCAGCTCGATGCCGGCGATGATCACCGGACTGTGCGCGGCCTCGATCCGCCCCACCGCCTCGCGCACAGCCTCGGCCAGCGCGGCCGGGTCACTCCGCCGGACGGGATGCGTGTACGGACGGATCTGGTCCGGTGCGACCGCCACCATGTCACGCGGCAACTCGAGGTACACCGGCCGCTTGAGACGGTATGCCGTGTCGAGGAGCAGGTCGATGTCGCGAAACGCGGTGGCCGGATCGACGATTTCCCGGCAGGCGGCGCAGATCTTCTCGAAGACCTCCAGTTGTGTCCGCCACTCGCGGACGCGATGGTGCAGGAGCGGATCGTTCGCCCGCTCCCCCATGCCGGGCGCGCCCGAGATCATCACGACCGGGCTCTTCTCCGCATAGGCGCCGGCGACCGAGTTGGCGACGCTCATGCCCCCCACACCGTAGGTCACGCACAGGGCGCCCATGCCGTTCACGCGGGCGTACGCATCGGCCGCGAACCCGGCGCAGTCCTCGCGGGTGCAGTTCACGAGGTCGAGCGGACTGTGCTCCAGCATGCTGTAGAACGAGAGCACGTAGTCGCCCGGCAGACCGAAGACGTGGCGAATCCCGTAGTCGGAAAGCCGCCGGATCAGGTACTGGCCGATCGAGAGACTGGTGACGCTTTCCGACCGTTGCACGGGCGGCCGGGCGGCGGCGGCAGCGAGGCCGTTGTCCAGACTCGAGCCGAGCACGATCGCCATGAGTCACCTCCTGCGCGCACGGGCGGAACGCAACGCGAGCATGACAAGCCAGAAGCCGAGGAACGCCAGCACGCATCCGAACACGATCAGCGGGCGGCGTGGATCGTTGTTCAGTCGCCAGGCACCGAGGGCGAGCACCGCCCCCCAGGCGGCCACCGCCGCCATGATCCCCGCGATCCAGCGGGCGGGAGAATCCACTGTGCGATCGTCGCTGCTCGGTTCCATGTCCCGATTCTAGACCGCATCCGGCTTTGGTGTGGCGCCGGATCGGCAGCGGGCCAGCGGTCCTCGAGCCCGTGGCGAACGCCGGAAGCACCCGTCGTCCACCGAAAACAAAGGCCCCCGGAACGGTCCAGATCCCAGGGGGGCGGGGAACCTGAACCGTTTCCGGGAGCGATTGGTCGGCACGTGTTTTGGGGAGGCCCGCCGGCCGCAGCGGATCCGACGGCAGGCATCCGTGCCACCGTCGGATTCGATCGAGGGCCGTTCGTTGACTCGGCCCTCAGCCTTCAGGCGGGCGGACATTAGGTGCCGTTTCTTCCGGGGTCAATGCCTGTTTCGGCGTCGGAAATGCGGCGTTTCGGGGGCCAGGCACGCGCCAGTCTTTCCCAGCCTGCCCCAGCTTGCGCAGCCGTGTGCCGGCGTTCGTGGGCGTGGGGAGGCAATCCCGAAACGCGTCGGCACGATATGATCCCGCCCGAGGCCGAACCCTGCGGAGAAACGTCGATGACCGGGCAGCGGACGACTGACGACGGGATGCAAGCGGGTGACGTGATCGTGGAGGCGGGGGCACCGCCCACGGCCGCGGCGTGGGCCGCCGCCTTCGCCCGGGGGCTGCCCTACGAGCAGTTTCTCGACCGGCATGCAGACGCCGAGCAGCGTCGCCGCTGGCAGGCCTGCCACGATCGGGTGTCGCTCACGGCCGACCAACGAGCCCTGCTCGCCGGTTTCGTGCGCCGCATGCCGGTGCTGGTGCTCGCCGGCACATGGTGCGGCGACTGCGTCAACCAGTGCCCGATCTTCGACCACTTTGCCAGGGCCGCGTCCGCGATCGACCTGCGGTTTCTCGATCGCGACGCGATTCCGGCCATCGCCGCCCATCTGAAGGTCTGCGGCGGCCAGCGGGTGCCCGTCGCCGCGTTCTTCAGCGAGGACTTCACGCCGATCGTGTTCTATGGCGATCGAACGTTGTCGGCCTACCGGGCGGCGGCCGGCACGCAGCTCGGCGTCAGCTGCCCGAGTGGCGTGCTGCCGCCCGCCGGCGACTCCCTCGCCGCCGTCAGTGCCGACTGGCTGGCCGAGTTCGAGCGCGTGCAACTCATCCTCAGGCTGTCCGGGAGGCTGCGTCAGCTCCACGGCGACTGACGCGGGGGAGCGACCGATGAACAACCGCGAACGCTGGACGGTCTACCCGCTGCTGTTTCTCGCGATCGGCCTGGCCGTCCGCGCCGGCATCGCTTCCCGGGAGCCCTTCGACACCCTGCGGGGCGAGCGGCTCGATGCCGGACAGGTGGTGTGCCGCGAACTCGTCGTCACGGGCAGCGACGGCGTGGTGATCGTCCACATCGGCAGGGTGCGCGACGGTGGCGGCGGGCGGATCGAGGTTCGCGACGCCAAGGGCGTGGACGCGATCGGGTTCGGCACGCTGCCGGAGGATCGCAGCGGCGGCATCGACTTCTTCGATGCCCGCGGTCGGCCGCTGCAGCGCATCAGCGCCGGCAGCGGCGCGGAATGACCACTACGCCCGGAGGGGCTCGAACCCCCAACCCTCGGTTCCGAAGACCGATGCTCTATCCAATTGAGCTACGGGCGCGCTTGCGATGATCGTAGCCTAACCCGGCGGGGTAAAAAATGCCGTCCCCCACCCCGCGCGACGCCGAGCCTTTGACCAGCCCGGCTCCGTCATCGTATACCCACGGGATGCCGCTCATCACGCTCCGAGTGCTCCACGGCGCCGATCGAGGCAGGGTCTTCGACAACCTGCCCACACCCGTCACGATCGGCCGCGAGGAGGGAAACTCGATCCAGCTCAACGACGACCGCATCAGCCGATACCATCTGAAACTCCAGGCCGACAACGAGCAGATCGTGGCCACGGACCTCGAGAGCACCAACGGCACGAAGGTCAACGGCGAGGAAATCCAGGTCAGGATCGTTCGTGACGGCGACATGATCGCGCTCGGCCGGTCGCTGCTGCTCGTCGGCTCGCCGTCCGACATCGAGCGGCGGATCGCGGCCGTGGCCGATGACTCCGCATCCGCCGCCCCGGCCCGGGCCGCGGACATGCGCGAGCGCTTGCGGAACATCGCGGCCCACGATTCCGACGTCGTCGACGACGTGGCCGAGGTCCGGTCGCCGCTGCAGCGCAGCGATCCGCCGTCGTTGCCGTCACGGCTCAGTCCGGCCCAGGCGGCGGAGACCTGCGAACTGCTCGAATGGGTTCAGGGCGTCCTGCGCCGCGCCAGTGAGTCGGCCGTACTGCGGCCGGGTTTCGACCGCGTCGACCTGGGCTTCGCGGAATGGCAGGCCCTGCTCGATCTCCAGGCGCGGCTGGCCGAACTCCTCCGGCAGATCGGCATGCCCGCTTCGGACTGACGTCGCCGCCGGCTACAATCCGTGTCACCTCCGCGGAGCCCACGGATGAGCACGCAGCCGTTCGCCCACCTCCATTGCCACAGCCACTACAGCCTGCTCGACGGAGCGAGCCCCATCGATCGGCTCGTGTCGCGCACGGCTGAACTGGGCATGAATGCCCTGGCGCTCACCGACCATGGCAACCTGCATGGGGCGCTGGAGTTCTACCAGGCAGCCCGCGCCGCCGGCCTCAACCCGATCATCGGGTACGAGGCCTACATCGCGCCGGGGAGCCGGTTTCAGAAGGACGCCGGCAGCCAGCGCGATTCCAGCTATCACCTCACGCTCCTCGCTCGGGACCGCACCGGGTTCGCCAACCTGCTCAAGCTCGCCACCCAGGCCTGCCTGGAGGGTTTCTATTTCAAGCCCCGGATCGACCGTGAACTCCTCGAGCAGTACGGCGAGGGACTGATCTGCCTGTCGGGCTGCCTGTCGGGCGAGTTCAGCCGGTCCCTTATCGGCGCCGCCCGCGAGCAGCGCGAGTCGCTGGCCCAGGCCCGCGAGATCGCCGGCTGGTTCCAGAGCCGGTTTCCCGATCGCTACTTCATCGAGATCCAGGACAACGGCCTGGCGGTGCAGCGGCAGGTGACCGACGTGGCCCTGGAGATCTCCCGGGAGCTGGGCATTCCGCCGGTGGCGACCTGCGACTGCCACTACGTCAACCGCGAGGATGCCGAGGCCCAGGACATCCTGCTGTGTGTCAACACCGGCCGGTTTCGCAACGACACCACGCGCATGCGGATGGACTCCAGCGAGTTCTATCTGAAGAGCCCTGCGGAAATGTACGAAGCCTTCGCGGGCATCGACCGCGGACTGGTGGCCGATGCGGTGGGCCGCAGCCAGCAGATCGCCGACTCGGTCGCCATCGATCTCGAACTCGGCAAGCGGCACTTCCCCGGCTTCGACGTCCCCGAGGGACGCACCGCCAGCGAGGAATTGCGCCGCCTTTGTCTTGCCGGTCTTGCCGACCGCTATGCCGCGGTGCCGAAGCGCTGGGTGGACGATCCCCGGGCCGAAGGCGGCCGCACGCTGCACCCCACGGTGCTCGATCGGCTCGATCGGGAGCTCGGCGTGATCGACACGCTCGGCTTCGCCAGTTACTTCCTCATCGTCTGGGACTTCGTTCGCCACGCCCGCGAACGCGACATTCCCGCGGCCGCCCGCGGATCGGGCGTGGGCGCGATCGTCGCCTACGCCCTCCACCTGTCGCACGTCTGCCCGTTGGAATACGACCTTCTCTTCGAGCGGTTTCTCGACGTCAACCGCCGTGAGGCGCCCGATATCGACATCGACTTCTGCAAGGAGCGGCGCGGCGAGGTCATCGAGTACGTCAAACGCCGCTACGGCGAGGCCAACGTCGCCCAGATCGGGACCTTCGGCACACTGGCGGCGAAGGCGGCGATCCGCGACGTCGGCCGGGCCCTCGGTCTGGCCGTTCCGCGTGTCGACCAGATCGTGGCCCTCGTGCCCGACCAGCTCAACATCTCCCTCGACAACGCCTCGGCGCCCGGCACGCAACTGGCCAGCGCCTGCGAGGCCGATGCCGAGATTCGCGAAGTCGTCCGCTTCGCCAGACAGATCGAGGGCCTGGCGCGGAACGTCGGCACCCACGCCGCCGCGGTGGTGATCGCCGACCGGCCGCTCGTCGAGTACGTCCCGCTGCAGCGCGTGACGGGCCGCGAGGAAGTGATCACGCAATGGGCGATGGGCGACGTGGAACGTGCCGGCCTGATGAAGATGGACTTCCTCGGCCTGCGCTACCTGACGGTGGTCGCCAAGACGCTCGACATCATCGCCGCCACGGGAGGCGTCCGCCCCGATCCGCTCGCTTTTCCTCTCGACGACGCGGCGACCTTCGCCACGCTCTGCCGCGGTGAGACGAAGGGCATCTTCCAGCTGGAGAGCGGCGGCATTCGCGACCTGCTCCAACGGATGAAGCCCGATCAGTTCCTCGACATCGTGGCGGTCAACGCCCTGTACCGCCCCGGGCCGCTCGAGGGGGGCATGGTGGACGAATACGTGGCCGTCAAGCACGGCCGCAAGCGGGCCGAGTTCCTCCACCCCGTGATGCGCGAGGTGCTCGCCGAGACCCATGGCGTGATGGTCTACCAGGAGCAGGTGATGCGGATCCTGGAGCGGCTGGGGGGCATCGAGCTCTCCTCCGCCTACACCTGCATCAAGGCGATCAGCAAGAAGAAGCTCGAGACCATCGCCGCCTTCCGCGAGCAGTTCGTGGCGGGTGCCCAGGCCCAGGGGCTGTCCCGGCAGCAGGCCGAGGAGGTGTTCGCGCTGATCGAGAAGTTCGCCGGCTACGGCTTCAACAAGAGCCACTCCACCGCCTACGCTCTGCTCGCCTGGCAGACGGCCCACCTCAAGACGCACCACCCCGTCGAGTTCATGGCGGCCCTGCTCTCGGGCGACATCACGGGCCGCAATTTCAAAAAGAAGGACCCGCTCGTCGAGCACGTCGAGGACTGCCGCCGGATGGGCATCGAGGTGACGCCGCCCGACGTCAACGCCTCGATCGCCGACTTTTCCGTGGCGGGCGGGCGAATTCTGTTCGGCCTCGCGGCGATCAAGGGCTGCGGCGTCCAGGCCGCCGAGGCGATCGCCGCCGAGCGGGCCCGCGGCGGGCCGTATCGCGACCTCCCCGACTTCTGCAGCCGGCTCGATCCGTCGGTCGTCAACAAGACCGCCATCGAGAACCTCGCCAAGGCCGGGGCGCTGGACGCCCTCGGCGGTCACCGCGGCAGCCTGCTCGCCGGCGTCGAGCGGGCGATGGTTGCCGGTGCCAGTCAGTTGGCCGACCGTAAGAGCGGGCAGAAGAGCCTGTTCGACGCGGACGAC
The Planctomycetia bacterium DNA segment above includes these coding regions:
- the dnaE gene encoding DNA-directed DNA polymerase; protein product: MSTQPFAHLHCHSHYSLLDGASPIDRLVSRTAELGMNALALTDHGNLHGALEFYQAARAAGLNPIIGYEAYIAPGSRFQKDAGSQRDSSYHLTLLARDRTGFANLLKLATQACLEGFYFKPRIDRELLEQYGEGLICLSGCLSGEFSRSLIGAAREQRESLAQAREIAGWFQSRFPDRYFIEIQDNGLAVQRQVTDVALEISRELGIPPVATCDCHYVNREDAEAQDILLCVNTGRFRNDTTRMRMDSSEFYLKSPAEMYEAFAGIDRGLVADAVGRSQQIADSVAIDLELGKRHFPGFDVPEGRTASEELRRLCLAGLADRYAAVPKRWVDDPRAEGGRTLHPTVLDRLDRELGVIDTLGFASYFLIVWDFVRHARERDIPAAARGSGVGAIVAYALHLSHVCPLEYDLLFERFLDVNRREAPDIDIDFCKERRGEVIEYVKRRYGEANVAQIGTFGTLAAKAAIRDVGRALGLAVPRVDQIVALVPDQLNISLDNASAPGTQLASACEADAEIREVVRFARQIEGLARNVGTHAAAVVIADRPLVEYVPLQRVTGREEVITQWAMGDVERAGLMKMDFLGLRYLTVVAKTLDIIAATGGVRPDPLAFPLDDAATFATLCRGETKGIFQLESGGIRDLLQRMKPDQFLDIVAVNALYRPGPLEGGMVDEYVAVKHGRKRAEFLHPVMREVLAETHGVMVYQEQVMRILERLGGIELSSAYTCIKAISKKKLETIAAFREQFVAGAQAQGLSRQQAEEVFALIEKFAGYGFNKSHSTAYALLAWQTAHLKTHHPVEFMAALLSGDITGRNFKKKDPLVEHVEDCRRMGIEVTPPDVNASIADFSVAGGRILFGLAAIKGCGVQAAEAIAAERARGGPYRDLPDFCSRLDPSVVNKTAIENLAKAGALDALGGHRGSLLAGVERAMVAGASQLADRKSGQKSLFDADDEPAAPPGAPAAGLPDVPALSDLEMRSNEKEVLGYYVHSHPLAEHRDMLDTICTNSSTTLGRVKAKGEVIVGGLVAALKLSNTKQARPGSTHTRYAMFDLEDMDGLVRTICWPEDYARLGEHIRPDAVIVVAGSIDRRAGSEETNLVVNQIVPIASVGGLPARSVTVKLSEGVHDEATLDRLAEIVRGHPGRVPLRMVIELAAGSRVLMEADRHRVAWSGELRMALVDLLGPGTVRAAIDLGGRREQESARRGAGRAAGVA
- a CDS encoding peptide-binding protein, with the protein product MPSPTPRDAEPLTSPAPSSYTHGMPLITLRVLHGADRGRVFDNLPTPVTIGREEGNSIQLNDDRISRYHLKLQADNEQIVATDLESTNGTKVNGEEIQVRIVRDGDMIALGRSLLLVGSPSDIERRIAAVADDSASAAPARAADMRERLRNIAAHDSDVVDDVAEVRSPLQRSDPPSLPSRLSPAQAAETCELLEWVQGVLRRASESAVLRPGFDRVDLGFAEWQALLDLQARLAELLRQIGMPASD
- a CDS encoding preprotein translocase subunit Tim44, whose translation is MAIVLGSSLDNGLAAAAARPPVQRSESVTSLSIGQYLIRRLSDYGIRHVFGLPGDYVLSFYSMLEHSPLDLVNCTREDCAGFAADAYARVNGMGALCVTYGVGGMSVANSVAGAYAEKSPVVMISGAPGMGERANDPLLHHRVREWRTQLEVFEKICAACREIVDPATAFRDIDLLLDTAYRLKRPVYLELPRDMVAVAPDQIRPYTHPVRRSDPAALAEAVREAVGRIEAAHSPVIIAGIELHRYGLQADAVALAEASGIPIAATMLAKSVVSEVHPLYIGLYEGAMGRAEVTEFVEESDCVILLGTILTDIDLGIFTAKLDATRSIFANSEDLRISHHHFHDVLLEDFIRALVAAKPRGARRQLPPAPAAAAGPFSIAADAPITTTRLVRRLDESLDDRTIVIADVGDALFASSELVIRGQTQFISPAYYTSMGFAVPAALGAKTARPDMKVIALVGDGAFQMTGMELSTIVRRGLSVTVIVLDNKGYGTERLLHEGTFNDINPWQYQLLPQVLGGGTGYEVRTEGEFDAALKKCLADQSGMSIVRVHIGLDDRSVTLDRLAAGLARRVRA
- a CDS encoding integron integrase; translated protein: MHANEAFGPQNPEKPRLSRESGAPPPPYGQTRPRLLDLVRHAARARHLAPNTEKAYVYWVRRFVLFHGRRHPREMREPEVNAFLSDLAVAGRVAPATQNQALAGLLFLYEEVLQQPLDRLQGVVRAKRPKRLPTVLSPEEVQAVLAAMPGQPRVIATLLYGAGLRLLEALQIRVKDVDFSRGEIMIRQAKGGKDRVAVLPQCVRRTLVDQLRDLRVRHGVEVDHGRGRVKLPGAFARKHPAAEQSWAWQWIFPGDRDFFDREERRSFRHHVHQTVVQRALRDALIRAGISKRASCHTLRHSFATHLLQDGYDIRTVQELLGHNDVKTTMIYTHVLNRGGRGVRSPADRLAGDS